A DNA window from Stigmatella aurantiaca contains the following coding sequences:
- a CDS encoding outer membrane protein, translating into MKAKILTGAVAALLYSGAALAGDGKECPAGFEKKDTQASTMGSPSVMEESVAVVETQPVDESIGGSGQAGIAQSDSSLSTGSSLDAQQGEVLLRCEPVSGTGGSGSAWDSQSEPLREPQLTPPPAQVAPAAPPPSSAAFTPTVDVDENDVARQEKKESGANMRGLTLMVGGGVEGYTGSLAPAIDPGAAYGVTAAIKPSKVFGLELGYSGAVNDVSDTAFSASSGPDIVRNGGQAAATFALSATPVQPYVLGGIGLSDYNFRGTGGGFSDDTVGNVPVGAGLRTHFGSFTADLRANYNFLFDQDFAAVDDGLNGNGRYSGTLNIGGTF; encoded by the coding sequence ATGAAAGCGAAGATTCTGACGGGCGCGGTTGCCGCGCTTCTCTACAGCGGTGCGGCTCTGGCGGGAGACGGCAAGGAGTGCCCCGCGGGGTTCGAGAAGAAGGACACCCAGGCAAGCACCATGGGCTCGCCGTCGGTGATGGAGGAGAGCGTCGCGGTCGTCGAAACCCAGCCGGTGGACGAGTCCATCGGGGGCAGTGGCCAGGCCGGGATTGCCCAGAGCGACTCGTCGCTCAGCACCGGGTCTTCGCTGGACGCCCAGCAGGGCGAGGTCTTGCTGCGGTGTGAGCCCGTGAGCGGCACGGGCGGCAGCGGCAGCGCATGGGACAGCCAGAGTGAGCCCCTGCGCGAGCCGCAACTGACGCCACCGCCCGCCCAGGTGGCCCCTGCCGCGCCGCCTCCGAGCAGCGCGGCCTTCACCCCGACCGTGGACGTCGATGAGAACGACGTGGCGCGCCAGGAGAAGAAGGAGTCCGGGGCCAACATGCGCGGCCTGACCCTGATGGTCGGCGGCGGTGTGGAAGGCTACACCGGCTCGCTGGCCCCCGCGATTGATCCGGGTGCCGCCTACGGTGTGACGGCCGCCATCAAGCCCTCCAAGGTGTTCGGCCTCGAGCTGGGCTACAGCGGCGCCGTGAACGACGTGTCCGACACGGCCTTCTCGGCCTCCAGCGGCCCGGACATCGTGCGCAATGGTGGCCAGGCGGCCGCCACGTTCGCCCTGTCGGCGACCCCGGTCCAGCCCTACGTGCTGGGCGGCATCGGCCTGAGCGACTACAACTTCCGCGGCACCGGCGGCGGCTTCAGCGATGACACCGTGGGCAACGTGCCCGTGGGCGCGGGCCTCCGGACCCACTTCGGCAGCTTCACCGCTGACCTGCGGGCGAACTACAACTTCCTGTTCGACCAGGACTTCGCCGCGGTGGATGACGGCCTCAACGGCAACGGCCGCTACTCCGGCACGCTGAACATCGGTGGCACGTTCTAA